One genomic region from Elusimicrobiota bacterium encodes:
- a CDS encoding NYN domain-containing protein produces MYTSLQEYGYILIFKPTLFLPNGKVKGNIDAELVLHTMIEYPNYDKAVIVTGDGDFHCLIEYLKRHNKLGKIIVPNRYRFSSLLRKFAPQDMVFMNGLKAKLEYK; encoded by the coding sequence TTGTATACCTCATTACAAGAATATGGTTATATCCTGATCTTTAAACCAACTTTATTCCTGCCAAATGGCAAAGTGAAAGGTAATATAGATGCGGAGTTAGTACTTCATACAATGATAGAGTATCCCAATTATGATAAAGCAGTTATCGTAACCGGAGATGGAGATTTTCACTGTTTAATTGAATATCTCAAAAGACATAATAAATTGGGAAAAATTATCGTTCCAAATCGGTATAGATTTTCTTCACTTCTTAGGAAATTTGCTCCTCAAGATATGGTTTTTATGAATGGATTGAAAGCCAAGTTGGAATATAAATAA
- a CDS encoding FAD-binding protein: MGYPKEFQKSVEKLVATRTERLKQKITALNPEEKEKLLKDFHPDYKSGTQRKLQLGSNKGDSTPHEIADILESYSKINPDEIDPRKKQSGVDLSNPDFTTDILIIGGGGAGCAAALVAQENGCNVLLATKLRLGDANTMMAQGGIQAADKENDSPGLHYLDVIGGGGYKNIPELVKSLVMDAPYIMNWLEELGCMFDKKPDGEFVTIHGGGTCRRRMHAARDYTGAEIMRVLRDEIKNRKIQTIEFSPAIEILTDNGKCTGAVLYNLETEKYLVVAAKTVILATGGSGRLHIQNFPTTNHYGATGDGLVIAYRAGAKLAFMDTIQYHPTGVAYPEQIVGLLITEKVRGLGANLVNCDGERFIYELETRDTVASAIIRECSDRKKGVVTPTGMQGVWLDTPMIDILRGAGTIKSRLPAMHRQFIRFGIDMSEEPVLTYPTQHYQNGGVLINDRCETNVENLYVAGEVSGGVHGRNRLMGNSLLDILVFGRRAGKNAAEKSKKIKQGKLSLEHIKKFNQSLRKLKIPPDKISPIVLPDYSGKT, translated from the coding sequence ATGGGTTATCCTAAAGAATTCCAAAAATCAGTTGAGAAACTTGTAGCGACAAGAACAGAGCGGCTAAAACAAAAAATTACTGCACTCAACCCGGAAGAGAAAGAAAAACTCTTAAAGGATTTTCATCCGGACTATAAATCAGGCACTCAAAGAAAATTACAACTCGGGTCCAACAAGGGCGACTCAACACCACATGAAATTGCAGATATACTTGAAAGTTACAGCAAGATAAATCCTGATGAAATTGACCCCCGAAAGAAACAATCGGGGGTTGACTTATCAAATCCGGATTTTACAACGGATATTTTAATCATCGGTGGTGGCGGTGCGGGTTGTGCTGCGGCACTTGTTGCACAAGAAAATGGCTGTAATGTCTTGCTTGCTACAAAACTGCGGCTCGGTGACGCGAATACAATGATGGCACAAGGCGGGATTCAAGCTGCAGATAAAGAAAATGATTCGCCTGGTTTACATTATCTTGATGTTATAGGTGGTGGTGGCTACAAAAATATCCCTGAGTTAGTTAAATCGCTTGTGATGGATGCACCTTATATAATGAACTGGCTTGAAGAACTTGGTTGTATGTTTGACAAAAAACCAGATGGCGAATTTGTTACAATTCATGGTGGCGGCACCTGTAGACGAAGAATGCACGCAGCACGGGATTACACAGGTGCCGAGATAATGCGTGTTTTAAGAGATGAAATAAAAAATAGAAAAATCCAGACGATAGAATTCTCACCAGCAATTGAAATTTTAACTGATAATGGGAAATGCACAGGTGCAGTTCTTTATAATCTGGAAACAGAAAAATATCTTGTTGTTGCTGCAAAAACGGTAATTTTAGCAACAGGTGGCAGCGGACGGCTGCATATCCAGAATTTTCCGACGACAAACCATTATGGTGCGACAGGTGATGGGCTTGTGATTGCGTATCGTGCAGGCGCAAAATTGGCATTTATGGATACGATTCAGTATCATCCGACGGGTGTTGCATATCCGGAACAAATCGTTGGATTGCTGATTACCGAAAAAGTGAGAGGACTCGGTGCAAACCTTGTAAATTGTGATGGTGAACGATTTATTTATGAACTTGAAACAAGAGATACCGTTGCATCAGCAATCATCAGAGAATGTTCAGATAGAAAAAAAGGTGTTGTAACACCAACAGGGATGCAAGGTGTTTGGCTGGATACACCGATGATAGACATTTTGCGTGGTGCCGGGACAATAAAATCACGATTGCCTGCAATGCATCGCCAGTTTATCAGATTCGGGATTGATATGTCAGAAGAGCCGGTTCTGACTTATCCGACTCAGCACTATCAAAACGGAGGTGTGTTAATCAATGATAGATGCGAAACGAATGTTGAAAATCTTTATGTGGCAGGTGAGGTTTCAGGCGGTGTTCACGGCAGGAATCGTCTTATGGGCAACTCGCTTTTAGATATTCTGGTTTTCGGTCGTCGTGCCGGTAAAAACGCAGCAGAAAAATCTAAAAAAATAAAACAAGGAAAACTATCGCTTGAACATATAAAAAAGTTTAATCAGTCACTCAGAAAACTTAAAATTCCGCCTGATAAAATATCACCAATAGTTTTGCCAGATTACAGTGGAAAAACATAA
- a CDS encoding translation elongation factor-like protein, with product MNEIEIGVVDHFYGHIPAATFTVKCEKVSVGDTIKIIGHGHEFTQQIEEMQIDRQNIQEAKQGDAVGIKVLQKVKPGDKIYKIVE from the coding sequence ATGAACGAGATAGAGATAGGTGTTGTTGACCATTTTTACGGACACATTCCGGCTGCAACATTTACAGTTAAGTGCGAAAAAGTATCAGTGGGTGACACGATAAAGATTATAGGACACGGACACGAGTTCACACAGCAGATTGAAGAGATGCAGATAGACAGACAAAATATCCAGGAAGCAAAACAAGGCGATGCAGTTGGAATAAAGGTGCTGCAGAAAGTAAAACCTGGCGATAAAATCTACAAAATCGTAGAATAA